CTCACCATGTCGATGGGCATGATGATGCTCCCGCCGACCGCGATATCGTTGCCTTTCAAGATCCTCTTCTTCGTCCTGATAGACGGCTGGAATCTTCTGGTCGGAAGCCTGATCAGATCTTTTTCCTGACCGTTAAGGGCCGGGTAACGAATCACCTCTAAGAATATGAGCATGGCAGATTAGGGCCCCGACTTATCGGCCCCGAGAGCATGATGCCGCTCTGCTATGCCGGTGAAAATCCGGTATTCCCGCAAACAAAACTGTTCAAACAGGGCATCATCCATGTCTAGCATTATGACCAACACCTCGGCCATGACGGCGCTTCAGTCGCTCAACGCCACCAACAAGTCGCTCGACCAGACCCAGACCCGCATATCGACCGGCCTGCGCGTCTCGACTGCTTCCGACAATGCCGCCTATTGGTCGATCGCAACCTCGATGCGCTCCGACAACGCCGCTCTTTCGACCGTGCAGGACGCCCTAGGCCTCGGCGCCGCCCAGGTTGACGTCGCCTATACCGCGACGGACAAAGCCATCAAGGTTGTCGACGAGATCAAGAGCAAGCTCGTTGCCGCCCGTCAGGCCGGCGTTGACCGCGGCAAGATCCAGACCGAAATCACCCAGCTGCAGAGCCAGCTCGTCGGCATGGCGGCTGCCGCATCCTTCAGCGGCGAGAACTGGCTGTCGGTCGACTCGAGCGCTGCCAACTACAATTCCACCAAGACAATTGTCGCGTCGTTCACGCGCACCGGCGCCACTGTGTCGATCGGCACGATCTCGATCAGTGTTACCTCCAGCAAGCTGTTCGATGCCAGCACCACGGCGGACGGCATTCTCGATGCGGAGAGCACCACCACCAACGGCACTGTCGATTACTCGGTGTCCACGCTGAACATCGCGGCGCTCACCGACGAGGCCGACGACCTGGAAGACCTTGAGCAGATCATCGGCACGGTCGACGGCGCCCTCAAGTCGATGGCGACCTCAGCCGCCGACCTCGGTGCCGCCAAGAAGCGCGTCGGATTGCAGCAGGACTTCGTCTCCAATCTCATGGATGCGATCGACCGCGGTGTCGGCCAGCTTGTTGATGCCGACATGAATGAGGAATCGACCCGCCTCGCCGCCCTGCAGGTCCAGCAGCAGCTCGGCATCCAGGCGCTCTCGATCGCCAACCAGAACAGCCAGAACATCCTCTCGTTGTTCCGCTAGCGCGCATCCCGGCGAAGTGGAATCACTTCGCCGAATAGGATCTCGCGCCAGCTCAATAACTTGGAGCAAATCCTTGTCGCCAAAGTCTTCAACTTTGGCGGGCTTTGCTCAGCAAACGAGACTTCCGATCTGAGTTGAGGCCGCGCCGGCTTTGCGGGCGCGGCCTTTCTCATGGAGTCATGCCCGCGCAAGCTTCCGCGCCGAGAATCACGGAGTTGAG
This genomic stretch from Nordella sp. HKS 07 harbors:
- a CDS encoding flagellin, encoding MSSIMTNTSAMTALQSLNATNKSLDQTQTRISTGLRVSTASDNAAYWSIATSMRSDNAALSTVQDALGLGAAQVDVAYTATDKAIKVVDEIKSKLVAARQAGVDRGKIQTEITQLQSQLVGMAAAASFSGENWLSVDSSAANYNSTKTIVASFTRTGATVSIGTISISVTSSKLFDASTTADGILDAESTTTNGTVDYSVSTLNIAALTDEADDLEDLEQIIGTVDGALKSMATSAADLGAAKKRVGLQQDFVSNLMDAIDRGVGQLVDADMNEESTRLAALQVQQQLGIQALSIANQNSQNILSLFR